The following proteins are encoded in a genomic region of Phragmites australis chromosome 9, lpPhrAust1.1, whole genome shotgun sequence:
- the LOC133929049 gene encoding uncharacterized protein LOC133929049 produces MRPNSLPFIAFEHKRDAYGFAVRPQHLQRYKEYAGIYKEEEEERSDRWKNFLERQSESSGQDVGENSRGNGSESLHEKTTPGPRKIEIWTPIRPSLSNIKQMMSLRIEEKQYSVGKHQAKDGTHPVKVEEGKLSEDSDDEFYDVDKADPSQEVHSGDTANADVGSRSQEENYISKEELECLVHGGLPMALRGELWQAFVGTGARRVQGYYDNLTAEGESENAKCSDSSNSEGVHEKWIGQIEKDLPRTFPGHPALDEDGRNALRRLLIAYAKHNPSVGYCQAMNFFAGLLLLLMPEENAFWTLVGIIDDYFDGYFSEEMIESQVDQLVFEELVQEKFPKLANHLDYLGLQVAWVTGPWFLSILTNVLPWESVLRVWDVLLFDGNRVMLFRTGLALLEFYGPALVTTKDAGDAVTLLQSLAGSTFDSSQLVLTARMGYQSVNETILQELRNKHRPSVISSMEVRSKGLGVLTDTNGLASKLYNFKREPEPLVSISDSAEQLSDVGDGDVNQECDPGNTEDMYGGVTVNSEIDSLPDPKDQVAWLKLELCRLLEERRSAVLRADELETALMEMVKQDNRRQLSAKVEQLEQEISELRQGLSDKQEQEQAMFQVLMRVEQELKIAEEARISAEQDAAAQRYAANVLQEKYEEAMASLAQMENRAVMAETMLEATLQYQSSQQKAMSPCPSPRTSMLDASPTQASYNSSQEFQPRRKNLLAPFSLSWRDKNKEKQNNADDSTITKFNSNNDERVETSNKDDEKQRETLKPYNEQTEESPKEDGKLRAEMPEKDSELPRVQIATSDMNGDHEQLQEIKLD; encoded by the exons atgaggcCCAATAGCCTCCCGTTCATCGCCTTCGAGCACAAGCG GGATGCATATGGCTTCGCAGTGCGGCCCCAACACTTGCAGCGGTACAAGGAGTACGCAGGCATCTACAAG gaggaagaggaggagagatcTGATAGATGGAAGAATTTTCTGGAGAGACAGTCTGAGTCATCTGGACAGGATGTTGGTGAGAATTCTAGGGGTAACGGTTCTGAATCACTGCACGAAAAGACCACACCAGGGCCACGGAAGATTGAAATATGGACGCCAATTAGGCCGTCCCTGAGCAACATCAAGCAGATGATGAGCCTGCGTATTGAGGAGAAGCAATATTCTGTTGGAAAGCACCAAGCAAAGGATGGAACCCATCCTGTGAAAGTCGAAGAGGGCAAGTTGTCAGAGGACTCAGATGACGAGTTCTATGATGTAGATAAGGCCGATCCTAGCCAAGAAGTGCATTCGGGTGATACGGCAAATGCTGATGTTGGAAGCAGGAGTCAAGAAGAAAATTATATTTCAAAGGAAGAGTTGGAGTGTCTGGTCCATGGTGGATTACCAATGGCTTTGAGGGGAGAG CTATGGCAAGCTTTTGTTGGTACTGGAGCTCGTAGAGTACAAGGGTATTATGATAATCTTACAGCAGAAGGTGAATCAGAAAATGCCAAATGTTCAGATTCTTCAAACTCAGAAGGTGTCCATGAAAAGTGGATAGGGCAAATAGAGAAG GACTTGCCCAGAACTTTTCCAGGTCATCCTGCTTTAGATGAGGATGGAAGAAATGCTTTGAGACGCTTGCTTATAGCATATGCTAAACACAACCCATCAGTTGGCTACTGCCAG GCGATGAATTTTTTTGCTGGTCTCTTACTTCTATTGATGCCGGAGGAGAATGCATTTTG GACATTGGTAGGAATTATCGATGACTATTTTGACGGCTACTTCTCTGAAGAAATGATTGAGTCACAG GTGGATCAGCTTGTTTTCGAGGAGTTAGTCCAAGAAAAATTCCCTAAACTAG CAAATCACCTGGATTACCTCGGACTTCAAGTTGCATGGGTTACTGGGCCGTGGTTCTTATCCATCCTCACAAATGTGCTTCCCTGGGAGAGTG TTCTCCGTGTCTGGGATGTGCTTTTGTTTGACGGAAACCGAGTGATGCTGTTCCGGACAGGTCTTGCGCTACTGGAGTTCTATG GCCCTGCACTTGTGACTACAAAAGATGCCGGTGATGCAGTTACCCTTTTGCAGTCTTTAGCTGGTTCCACTTTTGACAGCAGCCAGCTTGTCTTGACAGCTCGCATGGGATATCAATCTGTAAATGAAACAATATTGCAAGAGCTGAGGAATAAACACCGCCCATCTGTTATATCTTCAATGGAAGTTAGATCGAAAGGTCTAGGTGTTTTAACGGACACCAATGGTCTTGCATCAAAGCTATATAATTTTAAACGTGAGCCTGAACCATTGGTTTCAATAAGTGATTCAGCAGAGCAGTTGAGTGATGTGGGAGATGGGGATGTCAATCAAGAATGTGATCCTGGAAACACGGAGGATATGTATGGTGGCGTGACAGTCAATTCTGAGATCGATTCTTTGCCTGATCCGAAGGACCAG GTTGCCTGGCTGAAGTTGGAATTATGCCGACTGCTAGAGGAGAGAAGATCAGCTGTTCTCAG AGCTGATGAACTAGAAACAGCACTGATGGAAATGGTTAAGCAAGATAATAGGCGCCAATTAAGTGCAAAG GTTGAGCAGTTGGAACAGGAAATATCTGAACTAAGACAGGGCCTGTCAGACAAGCAGGAACAGGAGCAAGCAATGTTTCAG GTCCTGATGCGTGTAGAACAAGAACTGAAAATTGCAGAGGAAGCTCGCATCTCTGCCGAGCAGGATGCTGCTGCTCAGAGATACGCTGCTAATGTTCTACAG GAAAAGTATGAGGAAGCTATGGCTTCACTAGCCCAAATGGAGAACAGAGCAGTAATGGCTGAAACAATGTTAGAGGCTACACTGCAGTACCAATCTAGCCAGCAGAAAGCAATGTCCCCCTGCCCTTCTCCAAG AACATCAATGCTAGATGCATCCCCTACTCAGGCAAGCTACAATTCGTCACAGGAGTTCCAACCCAGAAGGAAAAACTTGCTTGCCCCGTTTTCACTGAGTTGGCGTGATAAGAACAAG GAAAAACAGAACAATGCCGATGACTCAACAATCACTAAATTCAATAGCAATAATGATGAAAGGGTAGAAACATCCAACAAGGATGATGAGAAGCAGAGAGAAACACTAAAGCCATATAATGAACAGACAGAAGAATCACCCAAAGAAGATGGCAAGCTGAGAGCAGAGATGCCTGAGAAAGACAGCGAGCTTCCAAGGGTCCAAATAGCCACGAGTGATATGAATGGGGATCATGAACAGCTGCAAGAAATAAAATTGGATTGA